The following are from one region of the Candidatus Protochlamydia phocaeensis genome:
- a CDS encoding ABC transporter substrate-binding protein has protein sequence MNKEPIGLYLFRFVLGFGLFAFMAMLYWSSVLIEENLKFLRSDLVQIKSDLFSLRTEIERVRTDMLKTLLERSNFIPAPSLQSPSQKVNESATAAQADNLLSPDPFYETTLPQLLGPEFKAHGIRKEATIGKPDNLHPFSNWSEIATWNRLCTVGVAGQEIGKYETLTPDMALKMELRENAQKQPEYWIFLRQDVFWEPLRQNHFSEGVVLAPHFFRKHPVTAHDFKFYFDAVMNPHVEEPNAVSLRTYLSDIEDIQVVDDYTMVVRWKTQKIKDGKESEAFRAKYLSKSLTGSLRPLASFVYKYFSDGSKIIEDDSAPQTYRTNPIWAQNFSHHWANNVIVSCGAWLFDGMTDREIRFRRNPNFYDPLAALAEAYEIKFKDSPDAIWEEFKTGKLDLFTLPPHQLSELDRFLQSSPYQFQEKQGLAIKRLDYLARSYSYIGWNQANPLFKSKKVRQALTMAIDRERIIQQNLNGMGIQITGTFFPLSPSYDPSLKPYPFDPQQALRLLSEEGWYDSKGEGVLGKVIDGKYTPFKFTLTYYVKNPTTKSICEYIATTLKEIGIICNINGVDLADLSAAFDDKSFDALFLAWTLGTPPEDPKQLWYSTGAKQKGSSNSIGFSNAEVDAIIDRLDYEYDYQKRLELYHRFDAIIYEEAPYTFLYAPKEALAYRSYLQNVFIPADRQDLIPGANVGEPVPEIFWIKDLSSQ, from the coding sequence GGTCCTCGGTTCTTATCGAAGAGAATCTTAAATTTCTGCGCAGCGACCTCGTTCAAATTAAAAGCGACCTCTTCTCTCTGCGGACGGAAATAGAACGGGTGCGGACGGATATGCTAAAAACTTTGCTTGAACGCTCCAATTTTATTCCGGCTCCTTCTCTTCAAAGCCCTTCTCAAAAAGTTAACGAAAGCGCAACGGCAGCTCAAGCGGACAACCTTCTTTCCCCGGATCCTTTCTATGAGACCACTTTGCCGCAATTGTTGGGACCCGAATTTAAAGCGCACGGCATTCGCAAAGAGGCGACTATTGGCAAGCCCGACAATCTTCATCCGTTCAGCAACTGGAGCGAGATAGCGACTTGGAATAGGCTTTGCACGGTAGGGGTAGCAGGACAAGAAATCGGCAAATATGAGACCCTGACGCCTGATATGGCCCTTAAAATGGAGCTGCGCGAGAATGCGCAAAAGCAGCCTGAGTATTGGATTTTTTTGCGGCAAGATGTATTTTGGGAACCGCTTCGACAGAACCACTTTTCCGAAGGGGTCGTCCTCGCTCCCCACTTTTTTCGCAAACATCCCGTCACTGCCCACGATTTCAAGTTTTACTTCGATGCTGTCATGAATCCGCATGTAGAGGAGCCAAACGCCGTCTCGCTGCGCACGTATTTAAGCGATATCGAAGACATTCAAGTGGTCGATGACTATACGATGGTCGTCAGGTGGAAAACACAGAAAATAAAAGATGGGAAGGAAAGCGAAGCCTTTAGAGCCAAATACCTTTCCAAATCTTTAACCGGCTCCCTCCGTCCGCTTGCCTCTTTCGTTTACAAGTATTTTTCTGATGGCTCCAAGATCATTGAAGACGACTCCGCCCCTCAAACTTACCGAACAAATCCCATCTGGGCCCAAAACTTTTCCCATCACTGGGCAAACAATGTCATAGTCAGCTGCGGAGCCTGGTTATTTGATGGCATGACGGACAGGGAAATTCGTTTCCGAAGAAATCCCAATTTTTACGATCCTTTAGCTGCCTTAGCGGAAGCTTACGAAATAAAATTTAAAGACTCTCCGGATGCCATTTGGGAAGAATTTAAAACGGGCAAATTAGACTTATTCACCCTTCCACCCCATCAGCTTTCCGAGCTAGACCGCTTTTTGCAAAGCAGCCCTTATCAATTCCAAGAAAAGCAAGGGCTTGCCATTAAACGCTTGGACTATCTAGCCCGCAGCTATTCTTATATTGGCTGGAACCAGGCCAATCCTCTTTTTAAGAGCAAAAAGGTCCGCCAAGCCCTGACAATGGCGATTGACCGCGAGCGAATTATCCAGCAAAACCTCAATGGCATGGGCATTCAAATCACGGGAACATTTTTTCCCCTCTCTCCTTCTTACGACCCCAGCCTTAAGCCGTATCCTTTCGATCCACAACAAGCCCTGCGCTTGCTCTCCGAAGAGGGATGGTACGACAGCAAAGGAGAGGGCGTACTGGGGAAGGTCATCGATGGAAAGTATACTCCTTTTAAATTTACGCTGACCTATTACGTAAAAAATCCTACCACCAAATCCATTTGCGAATACATTGCAACAACGCTGAAAGAAATTGGCATTATTTGCAATATCAATGGCGTAGACCTTGCTGATCTATCGGCAGCTTTCGACGATAAAAGCTTCGATGCCCTCTTTCTAGCATGGACGTTAGGCACTCCTCCTGAAGATCCCAAGCAACTTTGGTACTCGACGGGGGCCAAGCAAAAGGGGTCTTCCAATTCTATTGGTTTTTCCAATGCAGAAGTCGATGCCATTATCGACCGGCTGGATTATGAATATGACTATCAAAAACGCCTGGAGCTTTATCATCGCTTTGACGCCATTATCTATGAGGAAGCGCCTTACACCTTTTTGTATGCTCCAAAAGAGGCTTTGGCCTATCGCTCCTATTTACAGAATGTGTTTATCCCGGCCGACCGGCAAGACCTGATTCCGGGCGCAAATGTCGGCGAACCCGTGCCAGAGATTTTTTGGATCAAAGACCTCTCTTCACAATAG
- a CDS encoding ABC transporter permease: MGNYILRRLLLLPLTLFCIVLVNFVVINLAPGDPVSFAEISQEGGASRREDRSVAFGSDQRYLQFREFYGLTLPILFNNWPSLSLGYVQKTLWQLVHHRSSPESQEEMPLKEYDNLRITFGDQARFIMPHLLTVLEDPQTPPDIRELAARFFARGGSRQGYIGANLTPEQKAWNRRIAQDDLLLRSFMWTNGASSEEILQKVNQMRQWYEQSKDFYHFNPGKWEKLSLFFFETRFMKYMGRIVKLDFGTLRNDSSKTVLSEVVKRFKYSLTLALIPMLITFILCQFFGFLMAFKQSQWPDYLFNLLFLVLYAIPVFVVAPFLIEKVALYHTFPFTSIPIPFSGFTNPDRVYDQETSYQRLLDIVQHIALPILAIMYGSLASESRLSRTAVLEVLRQDYIRTARAKGVPPSIILFKHVGRNAAITIVTSLAGSLGIILGGSLIVETLFDINGFGKFFYEAIINRDYNVIMFSALAGSFLSLLGYLVADLAYMWLDPRITLE, encoded by the coding sequence ATGGGAAATTACATCTTGCGCCGTCTGCTTCTGCTTCCTTTGACCCTGTTCTGCATTGTTTTAGTCAATTTTGTCGTCATCAACTTAGCGCCCGGGGATCCCGTTTCTTTTGCTGAAATCTCCCAAGAAGGCGGAGCAAGCCGCCGGGAAGACCGCTCCGTTGCTTTTGGAAGCGATCAGCGCTATTTGCAGTTCCGCGAATTTTACGGGCTGACCTTGCCCATCCTTTTCAACAATTGGCCCTCTCTTTCCTTAGGGTACGTCCAGAAAACGCTATGGCAGCTTGTCCATCATCGCAGCTCGCCCGAGAGCCAAGAAGAAATGCCCCTTAAAGAGTACGACAACTTGCGCATTACCTTTGGAGACCAGGCGCGCTTCATTATGCCCCATCTATTGACCGTTCTGGAGGATCCCCAAACCCCTCCTGACATTCGCGAATTGGCCGCTCGCTTTTTTGCCAGAGGAGGATCGCGCCAAGGCTATATTGGCGCAAACCTAACGCCTGAGCAAAAGGCTTGGAACCGACGCATTGCCCAAGACGATCTGCTGCTGCGCTCCTTTATGTGGACAAATGGAGCTTCATCCGAAGAAATCCTACAAAAAGTTAATCAAATGCGGCAATGGTATGAGCAAAGCAAGGACTTTTATCATTTCAATCCTGGAAAATGGGAAAAGCTTTCTCTCTTTTTCTTTGAAACGCGCTTTATGAAATACATGGGCCGCATTGTCAAACTGGATTTTGGAACGCTGCGAAATGATTCAAGCAAAACGGTTTTAAGCGAAGTCGTCAAGCGCTTCAAATACTCTTTGACTTTGGCCCTTATTCCCATGCTCATCACTTTTATCCTTTGCCAGTTCTTTGGCTTTTTGATGGCATTCAAACAGAGTCAATGGCCCGACTATCTATTCAACCTTCTCTTCTTAGTCCTTTATGCCATTCCCGTCTTTGTCGTCGCTCCTTTTCTCATTGAAAAAGTCGCTCTTTACCATACCTTTCCCTTTACGTCGATCCCTATTCCCTTCAGCGGCTTTACCAATCCGGACCGCGTGTATGACCAAGAAACGTCTTACCAAAGGCTGTTGGACATCGTGCAACACATCGCCTTGCCCATTCTAGCCATCATGTATGGAAGCCTGGCATCCGAATCCCGTCTTTCTCGGACAGCTGTTTTAGAAGTGCTGCGCCAAGATTATATCCGCACGGCGCGTGCAAAAGGTGTCCCTCCGTCTATCATTCTTTTTAAACATGTAGGACGCAATGCGGCGATTACCATCGTCACATCGCTGGCCGGATCGCTTGGAATCATTCTAGGCGGATCTTTAATTGTTGAGACCTTATTTGATATCAATGGATTCGGCAAATTTTTTTACGAAGCGATCATTAACAGAGATTACAACGTCATTATGTTCTCAGCTTTAGCCGGCTCTTTTTTAAGCCTGCTCGGCTATCTGGTGGCCGATCTTGCCTACATGTGGCTCGATCCAAGGATTACATTGGAATAA
- a CDS encoding ABC transporter permease yields MKKKTAHLTYWQIIWRQFRHHYLGLFALYAIFLFALAGIYAPFLASSKPLIVQYDGVWYFPLFRYLFFTGFFTKGLDIFYNLLIFTFPLLFAAWFILKSYPTRRFFAICFLLIAHLFLFIYLFYRAPQDPAANPALNQAKQRDIQSQLQAEKNNPLFIFPSLTWEQELSYMTPYAKLNLALRYQQRKAQQERLAPYAEAYAGNAKRKGKKELSMPTLWQLDRNQERQRIASYKHIIDQHEDAYKQAKQTLALYREKCQKDLVPASSKPIECDVLQKLPQEDKTRLLQARQLVKDVESAQTHLAYIRDRQEWLEQQQSKLKYEIMPLLRPFHWEDDAGGEQDLNRYISWWELTRINRKDMVAALIFGIRVSLSVGLLAIGLALLIGVPIGAMAGYYGGKIDILTYRLIEIWESMPTFFMLLMIVAFLQSKSIFLVIAIIGLFGWTGFSRFVRGEFFRQKQLPYVEACKAQGFNDRFIMFSHLLPNAIPPLLTLVPFAIMGAITSEAGLSFLGLGEEGSSSWGVLMDEGRSAFPSESYLLWPPAILLTLLLVSIALVGDTLRDALDPKLRH; encoded by the coding sequence ATGAAGAAAAAAACGGCTCATTTGACATATTGGCAAATTATCTGGAGGCAATTCCGTCACCATTATTTAGGGCTGTTTGCCTTATACGCTATCTTTCTTTTTGCCCTGGCCGGCATCTACGCTCCTTTTTTAGCCTCTAGCAAACCTCTTATCGTCCAATATGATGGAGTGTGGTATTTCCCCCTTTTTCGTTATCTTTTTTTCACGGGATTTTTCACTAAGGGCTTAGATATCTTTTACAATCTCCTGATTTTTACCTTTCCTCTTTTGTTCGCTGCCTGGTTTATTTTAAAGTCCTATCCCACAAGACGCTTTTTCGCAATTTGCTTTCTCTTGATCGCCCATCTCTTTCTCTTTATTTATTTATTCTATCGCGCTCCGCAAGATCCAGCTGCCAATCCAGCATTAAATCAAGCTAAGCAACGCGATATTCAATCGCAGCTTCAAGCGGAAAAGAACAATCCCCTGTTTATATTTCCTTCCTTAACCTGGGAGCAGGAGCTCTCTTATATGACTCCTTATGCCAAGCTCAATCTTGCCCTTCGCTACCAGCAAAGAAAAGCGCAACAAGAGCGCCTTGCCCCCTATGCAGAGGCTTATGCGGGAAATGCCAAGCGCAAAGGCAAAAAAGAGCTGTCCATGCCCACCCTTTGGCAACTAGACCGCAATCAGGAACGGCAAAGAATCGCCAGTTACAAACATATTATTGATCAGCATGAAGACGCTTACAAGCAGGCGAAACAAACGCTTGCCCTTTATAGAGAAAAATGCCAGAAAGACCTGGTGCCAGCTTCATCTAAGCCTATTGAATGCGATGTGCTTCAAAAATTGCCTCAGGAAGACAAAACCCGCCTTCTCCAAGCAAGGCAGCTTGTCAAAGATGTTGAATCAGCTCAAACCCATCTAGCTTATATCCGCGATCGGCAAGAGTGGCTAGAACAGCAGCAGTCTAAATTAAAATATGAAATCATGCCGCTTTTGCGTCCCTTCCATTGGGAAGACGATGCAGGCGGAGAACAAGATCTCAATCGCTATATTAGCTGGTGGGAGCTTACGCGCATCAATCGCAAAGACATGGTAGCCGCCTTGATCTTTGGGATAAGAGTCTCCCTTTCTGTTGGGCTGCTTGCCATTGGCCTGGCTTTGTTGATCGGGGTGCCCATTGGAGCAATGGCAGGCTATTATGGAGGAAAAATAGACATCCTGACTTACCGCTTAATTGAAATTTGGGAATCCATGCCCACTTTTTTCATGCTCCTCATGATCGTGGCCTTTTTACAAAGCAAATCCATCTTTCTTGTCATTGCCATTATCGGCTTATTCGGTTGGACAGGATTTAGCCGTTTTGTCAGAGGGGAATTTTTTCGGCAAAAGCAGTTGCCCTATGTAGAGGCCTGCAAAGCGCAAGGATTTAATGACCGCTTCATTATGTTTTCCCACCTCTTGCCCAATGCCATCCCTCCTCTGTTGACATTGGTTCCCTTTGCCATTATGGGAGCCATTACAAGTGAGGCAGGACTGTCCTTTTTAGGCTTGGGAGAAGAAGGATCAAGTTCTTGGGGAGTCTTAATGGATGAAGGGCGTTCAGCCTTCCCTTCGGAAAGCTATCTGCTTTGGCCGCCGGCCATCCTATTAACCCTTTTGCTCGTCTCCATCGCTTTAGTAGGCGACACTCTAAGAGACGCCTTAGATCCCAAGTTGCGGCATTAA
- a CDS encoding ubiquitin carboxyl-terminal hydrolase: MFQRVLRNIFGFYRETHLTRVAKEFSKLDLNLIDKEYSTQESYLKKRVAVTYSAEKANQIFGQLEQKRKDKVNQASKPSMLVIDPQVKEKPQAGKAPSVPIPTSTETSPSKSESDLSNMQPVDRPSLVQEVLKDIDNEFKGLDSAVKKLTFDNDKDLTHLSQIYVEIQQNKDLFKELQTKYQIIEGFNSIMEEIEVLENKFANLEEKLNQKIAEKEEPFCQLLNKAYENLTKADKQDANFEWNKTIYLRCLDAHKKSLGEGPKSQTIGKNKELEALLQESLLAESLASSKLSSSPSSCSAIERPPIGIINGGNNCYAISTMQALLSSPSLLNKLEELSIGKPPVKGANETEKAYQARKNDYEKWKPVKEKLINLVQAYQSADATPKKLNQALVSLRNAVFDAGVHPTLIKEDRLEQQDSSDFCAVILQAMNYAFNLKTKTKGEYQPPLAKDLVLEANEQAIDQADDVMPEAIHLESSQTEPFQVFPLSISKPGQKKSLEQLIKENAAEKIKDEINAWRVELEDGEVVLDEYERELSIADKNPPAVICFQLKRYGYDKTGPFRIADSFAFDKDNIDLAHLVNPGSDKPVLYRLVSCVNHSGKSTQGGHYTSFVRRGDQWYSCNDSVSRPCSSEQVNNAGAYMLMLEKIPVDEVGQA; the protein is encoded by the coding sequence TTGTTTCAAAGAGTCTTGCGCAATATTTTTGGTTTTTATCGAGAAACGCATTTAACACGAGTCGCTAAGGAATTTTCTAAATTAGATTTGAATCTCATCGATAAAGAGTACTCTACACAGGAAAGTTATTTAAAAAAACGAGTGGCCGTCACTTATTCGGCGGAAAAAGCCAATCAAATTTTTGGACAGCTAGAGCAAAAACGCAAAGATAAAGTCAATCAAGCAAGCAAGCCTAGCATGCTGGTGATAGATCCACAAGTAAAGGAAAAACCCCAGGCGGGCAAGGCGCCTTCTGTTCCAATTCCTACATCGACGGAAACATCTCCCTCAAAAAGCGAATCTGATTTAAGTAACATGCAGCCGGTCGATCGTCCCAGTCTTGTACAAGAAGTGCTCAAAGACATTGACAACGAGTTTAAAGGGCTTGATTCCGCTGTGAAGAAGCTGACATTTGATAATGACAAGGATTTGACGCACTTATCTCAGATTTATGTGGAAATTCAGCAGAATAAAGATTTATTTAAAGAGTTACAAACGAAATATCAAATTATCGAAGGCTTTAATTCGATAATGGAAGAAATTGAGGTATTAGAAAATAAATTCGCGAATTTAGAAGAAAAGCTAAACCAAAAAATAGCGGAAAAAGAAGAGCCTTTTTGCCAATTATTGAATAAAGCCTATGAAAATTTAACTAAGGCTGACAAGCAAGATGCGAATTTTGAATGGAATAAGACAATTTATTTGCGTTGCTTGGATGCGCACAAAAAATCCCTGGGAGAAGGACCAAAGTCTCAAACGATAGGGAAAAACAAGGAATTGGAAGCCCTGCTGCAAGAGTCTTTATTGGCAGAGTCGCTAGCGTCTAGCAAATTATCTTCATCCCCTTCTTCCTGCTCAGCCATTGAACGCCCTCCGATTGGAATAATCAATGGCGGAAATAATTGCTATGCCATTTCAACGATGCAAGCTTTATTGTCTAGTCCTTCGCTTTTAAACAAGCTCGAAGAGCTATCTATTGGAAAGCCGCCCGTAAAAGGGGCAAATGAAACAGAAAAAGCTTATCAAGCGAGAAAGAATGACTATGAAAAATGGAAACCCGTTAAGGAAAAATTAATTAACTTGGTCCAGGCCTACCAAAGTGCGGATGCCACGCCAAAAAAATTGAATCAAGCGCTAGTCAGCTTACGCAATGCTGTTTTTGACGCAGGCGTTCATCCGACATTGATAAAAGAGGATCGCTTGGAGCAGCAAGATTCATCTGATTTCTGTGCGGTTATTTTGCAGGCAATGAATTATGCGTTTAATTTGAAGACAAAGACAAAAGGGGAGTATCAGCCTCCGCTTGCCAAAGATCTCGTTCTCGAAGCAAATGAACAGGCAATAGATCAAGCAGATGATGTCATGCCGGAAGCCATCCATTTGGAAAGCAGCCAGACAGAGCCTTTTCAAGTCTTTCCCTTAAGCATTAGCAAGCCGGGCCAGAAAAAAAGCCTGGAGCAATTAATTAAAGAGAATGCTGCTGAAAAAATCAAGGATGAGATTAATGCTTGGAGGGTCGAATTAGAAGACGGAGAAGTTGTCCTTGACGAGTATGAGCGCGAGTTAAGTATTGCTGATAAAAATCCTCCCGCAGTGATTTGCTTCCAACTTAAACGCTATGGGTATGATAAAACGGGTCCTTTTAGGATTGCCGATTCCTTCGCCTTTGATAAGGATAACATCGATTTAGCTCACTTGGTTAATCCAGGTTCCGATAAGCCGGTCCTATATAGGCTGGTCAGTTGCGTGAACCACAGCGGAAAATCGACGCAAGGCGGCCATTATACTTCCTTTGTTAGAAGGGGAGACCAATGGTATTCGTGCAACGATTCAGTCTCGCGCCCATGTTCTTCAGAACAGGTTAATAATGCAGGCGCCTATATGTTGATGCTCGAAAAGATTCCCGTTGATGAAGTCGGCCAGGCTTAA
- a CDS encoding inorganic phosphate transporter, translating into MDTALLILILVTGFYMAWNIGANDVANAMGTSVGSGALTLRRAVIVAAILEFSGAFFFGSHVSKTMQSGIINPDLFANDPRTLVYGMLASLASAGIWLQLASYFGWPVSTTHSIVGAIVGFGAVVGGIEAIYWKEVGFIFTSWILSPLLGGVLGYYIFSILRKKIFYARNPFEATRRLTPFIVFIVVAILALILVFEGFRNLNLNLNLYQKIALTVGAGLIASILSYFAVRRIPYVKEEKHAPVFDPDTMQSLEKARKHLQRVREKTSGEIQYTTSLLVEEVDGLARSLQQRQEVSISHDEYSKVEKIFAYLQIMSACMMAFAHGANDVANAIGPLSAAVAILTTGLFAVDAPVPTWALSLGGVGIVVGLATWGWRVIETIGKKITELTPSRGFAAEFGAAATIVLASRLGMPVSTTHTLVGAVLGVGFARGLEAVNLTTTRDIVISWIVTVPIGAILAVALFYPLHAIFG; encoded by the coding sequence ATGGATACAGCTTTGCTCATTTTAATTTTAGTCACCGGCTTTTATATGGCGTGGAATATCGGCGCCAATGATGTTGCCAATGCAATGGGTACTTCAGTCGGATCTGGAGCCCTTACTTTGCGCCGTGCGGTGATTGTGGCGGCTATTTTGGAATTTTCAGGCGCCTTTTTCTTCGGCTCGCATGTGTCCAAAACCATGCAAAGCGGAATTATTAATCCCGATCTTTTTGCGAATGATCCCAGAACGCTCGTCTATGGGATGCTCGCTTCTCTGGCCTCTGCGGGAATTTGGTTGCAGCTAGCGTCCTACTTCGGCTGGCCTGTCTCTACGACGCATTCCATTGTAGGGGCTATCGTGGGATTCGGAGCTGTTGTAGGCGGAATAGAGGCGATTTATTGGAAAGAAGTCGGCTTTATCTTCACCAGTTGGATTCTTTCTCCTCTTTTAGGCGGGGTATTGGGCTATTATATTTTCTCGATCTTAAGGAAGAAGATTTTTTATGCGAGGAACCCTTTTGAAGCCACGCGCCGGCTGACGCCTTTTATTGTGTTTATCGTCGTTGCGATCTTGGCTTTGATCCTTGTCTTTGAAGGATTCCGGAATTTAAATTTGAATTTAAATTTGTATCAAAAAATCGCGTTGACAGTAGGGGCTGGTTTGATCGCTTCTATTTTAAGCTATTTTGCAGTGAGGCGCATTCCTTATGTCAAGGAGGAGAAGCATGCGCCGGTTTTTGACCCTGATACCATGCAATCTTTAGAAAAAGCGCGTAAGCATTTGCAAAGAGTGAGGGAAAAAACAAGCGGCGAAATTCAATACACAACGAGCTTGTTGGTGGAGGAAGTGGATGGATTGGCCCGTTCCCTTCAACAGCGGCAGGAAGTATCTATCAGCCATGACGAATATAGCAAGGTGGAAAAGATTTTTGCCTATTTGCAGATCATGAGCGCTTGCATGATGGCATTTGCCCATGGTGCGAATGATGTTGCTAATGCCATTGGCCCTTTGTCGGCCGCAGTGGCCATTTTGACCACAGGCCTATTTGCCGTCGATGCTCCCGTTCCCACTTGGGCCTTATCTTTAGGTGGAGTTGGAATTGTGGTGGGATTGGCGACATGGGGCTGGCGGGTGATTGAAACAATTGGAAAAAAAATTACGGAGTTAACTCCAAGCCGCGGCTTTGCCGCCGAATTCGGAGCTGCGGCCACGATTGTATTGGCTTCCCGCTTGGGAATGCCCGTTTCTACCACCCATACATTGGTTGGAGCAGTGTTAGGAGTTGGCTTCGCCCGCGGCCTTGAAGCCGTCAATTTGACTACCACTCGAGATATTGTCATCTCTTGGATTGTGACTGTTCCAATCGGAGCGATATTGGCTGTCGCCTTATTTTATCCTCTGCATGCCATTTTTGGTTAA
- a CDS encoding TIGR00153 family protein — protein MLTILSLFGRSPFAPLQSHMDSVARCVHRLPDLFEALEHKDYALIEQIANEISELEHNADLIKNDIRNHLPKSLFLPIDRENLLEILALQDSIADKVEDIAVIATLKPLELLPIFKEEFKLFLQKNIETFNGAKLIIKELHELVESSFGGIEAEKVRSMVDDVAYHEHEADLIQRQLLKSVFKAEEQMSYITFSQWQRLFESLAAVSNLSENLAFRVRMTLELK, from the coding sequence ATGCTAACCATTTTAAGTTTATTTGGACGTTCTCCTTTCGCTCCTCTTCAATCTCATATGGATAGTGTTGCGCGCTGTGTACATAGGCTTCCCGATCTTTTCGAAGCGCTCGAGCACAAGGACTATGCTCTTATCGAGCAGATTGCAAACGAAATTTCCGAATTAGAGCATAATGCAGACTTGATCAAGAACGATATTCGCAATCATTTACCTAAAAGTTTATTTTTGCCAATAGACAGAGAGAATCTCTTGGAAATTTTAGCTCTTCAAGACAGCATTGCCGATAAAGTGGAAGATATTGCAGTCATTGCGACTCTTAAACCATTAGAACTCTTGCCTATTTTTAAGGAGGAGTTTAAACTGTTCCTCCAGAAAAACATCGAAACCTTTAATGGGGCTAAGTTAATTATTAAAGAATTACACGAATTAGTAGAATCCTCATTTGGCGGGATTGAAGCAGAGAAAGTGCGTTCGATGGTAGATGATGTGGCTTATCACGAACATGAAGCCGATCTGATTCAGCGGCAGCTATTAAAAAGTGTCTTTAAGGCCGAGGAACAAATGAGCTACATTACCTTTAGTCAATGGCAGCGTTTATTTGAAAGCCTAGCTGCGGTTTCCAATCTATCAGAAAATTTGGCTTTTCGTGTACGAATGACATTGGAATTAAAATAA
- a CDS encoding YidH family protein, with protein sequence MTDQDRNPIIRKKGDPRDHMANERTFLAWIRTSIGIMAFGFVVEKFSLFMKQIASLLGESHLPSLPHFSSAIQGHSSIFGVFLVALGVLICLLAFIKYKKVEKQIDSDAYRPTLLLDIMLTLAVFLIGVFLVIYLMNSI encoded by the coding sequence ATGACAGATCAAGATCGTAATCCGATTATCCGAAAGAAGGGCGATCCCAGGGATCACATGGCGAATGAGCGAACATTCTTGGCTTGGATAAGGACAAGCATAGGGATCATGGCATTCGGTTTTGTTGTAGAAAAATTTTCTTTATTCATGAAGCAAATCGCCTCTCTTTTAGGTGAATCCCATTTACCATCTCTCCCTCATTTTTCCTCTGCCATTCAAGGCCATTCTTCAATTTTTGGCGTCTTCCTTGTTGCTCTCGGTGTGCTCATATGCCTGTTGGCTTTTATTAAGTATAAAAAAGTGGAAAAGCAGATTGATAGCGATGCTTATCGTCCCACCCTCTTGCTTGATATCATGTTGACCCTGGCTGTTTTTCTGATTGGGGTTTTTCTCGTGATTTATTTAATGAATAGTATTTAA
- a CDS encoding ABC transporter ATP-binding protein — translation MPPPILSVRNLTTKLQIGKDRWTIVDKLGFDLYRGKTLALVGESGCGKSMTALSLMRILPQPPALPPEGDVIYKGANLLALSEKEMRRIRGSKLAMIFQDPMSALNPVYTIGNQLIEVAEMHLNLFGNEALARARDALQAVGIPDADKRLSNYPHQLSGGLKQRIMIAMALMCEPDVLIADEPTTALDVTIQAQVLKLIRDLQEKNGMALLLITHDMGVVAEMADDVIVMYTAQGIERGASEDIFEHCAHPYTLGLFQSRPSLSSPKGKLKPIKGQVPSFRHMPSGCRFHPRCPFAMEKCRSGNVPDFSLSPDHITKCWLYDQSAESRHQLEQSSLEKK, via the coding sequence ATGCCTCCTCCTATTTTAAGCGTGCGCAACCTGACGACGAAACTGCAAATTGGCAAGGATCGTTGGACAATTGTGGATAAATTGGGATTTGACCTTTATCGAGGAAAAACCTTGGCGCTTGTAGGCGAATCGGGCTGCGGCAAGTCCATGACAGCCCTTTCCTTGATGCGCATTCTTCCCCAGCCGCCCGCCCTTCCGCCTGAAGGTGACGTGATCTACAAGGGAGCAAATTTGTTAGCTTTAAGCGAAAAAGAGATGCGCCGCATACGAGGCTCTAAGCTTGCCATGATTTTCCAAGATCCCATGAGCGCTTTAAATCCTGTCTATACGATAGGCAATCAATTGATAGAAGTGGCTGAAATGCACTTAAATCTATTTGGTAATGAAGCATTAGCACGCGCACGCGACGCCTTGCAGGCAGTCGGTATTCCGGATGCCGATAAACGTTTAAGCAACTATCCGCATCAACTCTCCGGCGGACTCAAGCAGCGCATTATGATCGCCATGGCCCTCATGTGCGAACCTGACGTCTTAATCGCAGATGAACCCACGACTGCATTAGATGTCACCATTCAAGCCCAAGTTTTGAAATTGATCCGCGATTTGCAAGAAAAGAATGGCATGGCTCTTCTCCTGATTACCCATGATATGGGTGTCGTCGCTGAAATGGCAGATGATGTGATCGTCATGTATACCGCACAAGGAATTGAAAGAGGGGCATCCGAAGATATCTTTGAACATTGCGCCCACCCTTATACCCTGGGACTGTTTCAATCGCGGCCTTCCTTGTCCAGCCCCAAAGGCAAGCTAAAACCCATTAAAGGACAAGTCCCCTCTTTTCGCCATATGCCATCAGGCTGCCGCTTCCATCCCCGCTGCCCATTTGCCATGGAAAAATGCCGCTCGGGAAATGTGCCCGATTTTAGCCTAAGCCCAGACCATATCACCAAATGCTGGCTTTATGACCAAAGCGCCGAGAGCCGGCACCAGCTTGAACAGTCTAGCCTGGAGAAAAAATGA